Sequence from the Orcinus orca chromosome 11, mOrcOrc1.1, whole genome shotgun sequence genome:
GGCCCCTCTCCCGTTTCCAGAGCTGTGGTCAGCATCCCGGAGCCTCCCGATCTTATGACTCATGGTCATGGGAGTGGATATGTAGTCAACAAGGCGACCAcggggtggggaatgggggagTGTCTGACCGGACAACTTTGATCTAGGGTTGCCCGCCTCTCTCCCAGTCGCACTCCTGACGTCTTTACGTCGGCCATCCAAACACTTGTACAGTTCCCTGAAACACCTAACGGGAGAGGAGGGAGATAAAATGTCCCTCTTCCCGGGTTGTGGTTTGATTTCCTTAGGGTACAGCAGCATGGCTGGGGGTGTGGGCGGGAGAGAACTTGAGCTCCGAGGAAAGTCAAGGTGGACCCTAAAGCCCTCTAGGAGAAGGTAAGGGATTGATTAAGCAAACCAAGGCATTACAATTACATGGCCTCTTAGGCTAATCTGATAGTAAGCAGTATTTGATATGGATATTCGCCAAGCAAATGGTAATGCACATGTACGTATATTGTTTATATATAATTGGTCTATAGACAACATTACAGAGCTAGCTGCCTTTTGTTGACTATGTAACAAGTCTCAAAGGGAACTAAAGTTTCGGGTCTCTTTTCAGTCTCTGAGGGGACCCTGAGATCTAGTGAGATAAGTGCATTAGGAACAGGTGCCTTTCAAACTGTGAGAGTCTAATGCAAATGTTGCTTTCGGTGCCCCAGATTCCATTACTTccaaagggggagggggtgagtcTGCCTGTTGTCTGTCTCTGCTGTGAATGCTGCTTTTTCCAGAGATCTTGACCAAGCTGGATAGTGCATTAAAGTTGAGGACCCCAAATCAGGAATAAAGATGAGAGTTAAAGCAGTTGGAGAAGAGGAAACTTCCTGCTGTGTGCTAGACACAGCTTCTTATATAACTTCTTTTTCTCGTCTGCAAAATGAAATCACATATTGAAGAACTGTCGAGAAAAGAAGTGATGAGCCGGGTTTCATACTTTTGTCCGCCGGATTCCAAAAACCTTTGGTTCTTTTTCCACTGGGTCACGTCTAGGAGAAACAAATCTTAGTGCATTCTCCTAGTCAAGTGGAGGAAAATTGGTACCTGAGACGCCCCCTGGTGGTCCACGTGTTTTCTTGCGCAGCCAACCCTCTCCCGGGCTCCTTTAATACCTAAAATCCCACCCGCTTCGCGGCGCGTGAATCTCGGATCGCAATTGGCCGGGTGGGGACTGGAGGCGGGACGCGGGGGCGGCGGTGCTGATTGGCTGGAGGAGGCCCGCCGGGGGAAACTTCCGGGAATGTTCGCACTCCAGCGTTCCGTTGGTCCGCATCCGGCGGCGGCGGGGCCTTTGGCTCCCCCTGCGGGCGGCTCAGTGGGGTGCAGTGTACGGCGGGCAGGCTGGGTGGGTAGTGGGCTGCGGGTCGGGGAGAGGATGCACCGAGTCCCCGGTTGTCCAGATGAGGGTTCGGGAGGGTTTGGCGAGTGAGATTCCATTCCTTGGCTCCGCACCAGGTTTCCTGCCCCCGTGTGCGTCGGCTTCTCTACTTCGGGGCTTGATACTGAAAGAGCATCCCGGGAGGGGGCTTCCAGCCCAGAAGCAGTCTATCCAGAGACACCCCCGAATTCTGATCTTGAAGTTGGAAGCCCCTGGGGAAGTTCGTTTCTACCCTTTTAGAAGAGTTAGAGGGTTTGAGGCTGCCTGACCCCAGCCTAGTGTGATAGGTAGGCCTTGCGAAGTGGACATGGGGGTGAAGGCTCCAAGCGTTGAACCTTCgtccccttttcccccttctaGTGGGGTGCTGAGGCTCGGGCAGCATGACGACGGAGACCTTCGTGAAGGATATCAAGCCCGGGCTCAAGAACCTGAACCTCATCTTCATTGTGCTGGAGACAGGTGGTTCTGCTAGCGCGGTGGGCCCCCTGCGCGCATTCTCGGGGTTGGGGGCCAGGAGGGGGGGAACATCACCTCTGTTCTTAACTTGCACCCGGCACAGCAGGGCGCACCACAGGACTGCTCACGCCCAGTCTCCTCGCCCCCACCCGGAGAGTTGCAGTGTAGGGTAGATGGATGGAACGCTTGTCAGATCCAAGCCTCCAGTGCCTCTTGGGCCTCTTCCCACACGTGTGGGCCCTCTCCATGGTGctggcccctccctcacctgccccAGGGATTTGACTTTGCCCTGTTTGTACACCTTTTTCCTCACTCCACCAATATCTAGACCTCATCCCTCtgatcaccaccacccccatttaTTTGACCATCCACCCCCTAACCCCATTGTTCTGTTCCCTCCAGGCCGAGTGACCAAGACAAAGGATGGGCACGAGGTTCGGACCTGCAAAGTGGCAGACAAAACTGGCAGCATCAATATCTCCGTCTGGGACGACGTGGGCAACCTGATCCAGCCTGGGGATATTATCCGGCTCACCAAAGGGTAAGCCATCAGGTGACTTCTGGCTATTCAAGGGCAGtaacggggtgggggggcggggggattaACAGTCCCTGTAACTCGAATCCTGCTTTTTGTGACCCCACAGGTACGCTTCAGTGTTCAAAGGTTGTCTGACATTGTACACTGGCCGTGGGGGTGATCTTCAAAAGATTGGAGAGTAAGTGCTGTCTTGGAGCTGGGGATGTAGAAGCACCAGGCCAAGGAGAGAAGTTTGAGGTTTGCAAGGAGACAGCATAAGGGTGTGCATTCCCTGTCCTGTACCTGGACCTTTCTGAGGTTTCCAGAGTAGCCCAGAGGTTGGGCCTGAGGCTTTGCCACTTTCTCCCCTTGCAGATTCTGTATGGTTTATTCTGAGGTTCCTAACTTCAGTGAGCCAAATCCAGAATACAGTGCCCAGCAGGCACCCAACAAGACGGTGAGTCCCATGGCTGTGATGTGTGGAAGGAGGGCAGGTCAGGCCAAGAAGCATGGTAGGGAGTAAGGTCTGAATGTGTCATTTGTGCCTTCAGGTGCAGAACGATAGCAGCCCTACGGCTCCCCAGCCTACCACCGGACCCCCCGCCACTTCTCCAGGTAAACCTGTTCCTTCCATCCACTGGCCCTCCTAGTTCTAATCTCCCTAGCCTGGAAAGATGCATTGCCCTCATCCCTTTTCCAGATCTCTCTTCTCTCAATATATCCTCTTGCACCCAATTCTCCCAGTTCTTTTGCAAGTCCCTGGGGTGAAAAGATTTGGGGCCATGTTTCTATCACTGATAGAGCTCCCTTTTGCCACTGCCACTCAAAGGCAAAAATGAGAGCAGTTTCTCCACAAAGACTGCCCTCTTTCATTCTAGCTTGTTCCTCTCTGCTTCTTCTCTGGCAGAACcttgccttttttccccttgcCTATTTTGATTCATTATCAGTTCTGATACACTGTTACTTACAGGACTCAGCATGGAGTCCACACTGCACAACTTTAAGCACTAAATAGTTCCCCTTTAGGGTTGCCACTTTCTTGAAAACTAAAGGCCCTGCTTCTAGGCCTTGGCCCTCAGGATTATGCTTCTTCCAACTCAGAAGCCCCTGCTTTTGGTCTCTTGAGGAATTTGGCTTACTGCAGATCATCAGCTTTTGATTAGAATCACTCACCAACATCATTTCCTTCGTCTCCTGGCTTCTCATTAGGAACCTGGTTTTTGttgctcttttctccttctgggtcaTCTCGCAGCTGACCCTACCACTCCTGGGTGTTTGTCTCTCTCTTGCCTCTGATCCATGCCTTATGTTTCTCTCTGTGACACTAGGCTTCAGGCTTCCTCTACGCTTCCTCAGTCTGTGTCTGCATCCCCAGTTACCATGGTTTCCAAAACTGTCTGTGTCAGAACCACTAAGGGTCACGGTGTTTTTTAGGAACACCGTGAAATAACAACATTTAATTCCACCACAAAAGAGTAGCATCCATGTTTTCAACTGAAAATATGACTATTACGTATTCTCAGGTCTCCATAACtccataatttataaaattattttaaataagtacaCTTAAGCTTGTTTGTCCCTAATATTCATTTGCCAGATGTTTATTCACTTTGTCATCTGCTAACAGGTACagaaggttttaaaaaaacatgtgtgGCATAAAAATGATGACTTCCTACATACTCCTCACTTTTTCTGTGAATTAAGGAAGGGgctttattcttccatttttggCTGCAGATATCTTAGTCTGATGGAGCAGAAGGATTCAGCAGGGATATGGGTAGGGTTCATGACGCCCTATGTATGTGAGAGGCAGGCCTCTGCCTTCATTTAACAagcatttatagatgaggaatgcCAAGGAAAAAACATAGCACTTGCCTTGAGGAGCTTGCAGTCCATGAAAGGAATAGTCCCACAGACAACAGTTGTAACACACTGTGGTAAGTGTGGTGATAATGATTTGCACAGCTAAGGTAGTTCAAGGAAACCATCGAACActgaaaatatacacaaaaatgttGTCTGTTATTTTAGGGGTGTGAGAGTATGTATAATAGTTTTTTTGCTTACTCTGTGAGAGTATGTATAATAGTTTTTGTACttattcttatttctgttttcccAAGTGAACATGTATCATTGTGATACACACCAccacacttttttctttcttttttttaagatccttCTTACATTTTAAGATAGAAACTTCAGGCCCTTCCTTTCCCAATGCTTCTCCAGTCTTACAGTCACTTTTGGTCAAGGGTTCTTTTGTCGGTGGTCCTTGAGCCTAGAACTAAACAGCTATTTCTAGATCTGACTCCTAATGATACAGAGatggataaaagagaaaaaaaatatatcggGAATTCCCCacagtccagtggtcaggactccgtgctttcacggctgagggcccaggttcaatctctggtttggggaactaagattccacaagctgtgtggcgcagccaaaaaaaaaaaaaacacaattaaaaacaaaaaaggaagaaaaaatatcataCGACAGTTCATGCAGCAACTGCCAAAATGATGATTGCATCTTTTTGGGGCCCCATTCCTACAACTCACATCCTTTGCACTTGGTCCCACGGCATCAGTGTGCAGCTGTGCTCGGTGGAGACTGTGCTGCCTGCTGGGGCTGGAGGCAGGCCTTGGGGATGGATGCCTGCCTACCTTAGTTCTCTAATTCCggtttttcttccccttctcccacaACTAGCCTCTGAGAGCCAGAACGGGAATGGACTGAGCACCCCACCAGGTCCTGGTGGTGCCCCACACCCCCCTcacactcccccccacccccccaccccccgaattACCCGAAGCCAGCCCAACCACACGCCTGCCGGCCCTCCTGGCCCCTCCAGCAGCCCTGTCAGTAATGGCAAAGAAACCCGGAGGAGCAGCAAGAGATAGCAAGACATTCTTCCTCCCTGCCACCAGCCACAACCCAGGTGTCTGCTAGAGAACACAGCTTTCTACTGGGCTGCTGGcttttgggggcagggggtgtgtAGGAGTATTTTAGCCACTAAACTTCACTGGAGGGGTGGTGAGCAGTGGCCTTATCCGCCCTCAGCCCATAGTCCCCTCCTTGTCAGCTGAAGCGGCCTGTCCCCTGGGAGTCCGGGCCCTCTGCCTCCCCGCCTTCCTCTTTAGAAATGACGGTTACAGTCTGATCCTTGGGTCTGTGATGTGGAAGTTTAATTGAATCCCTCCTTCCTAATAAATGTTACCACTCTGTACTGAACTCCTTTGCTCTTTGTGGGAAAATGAAGAGGTCGGCAGCTGGGCATTTGGGAGAGTGGGGTGTCCCTAGGAGGTGGAGGGGAGATAGGTTACAGGCAAGGCCCGGGCAAAGGAGGCCTGCCCCTTTAAGGTagtgcccctcccctgccccctccctgccagtGACCCTTGTCCGCCTGCCTGCCTACCCCCCACAGCTGGAACCAAGAAGACTGTGTCCCCCTTCCTCTGGGCGTCCTTCCTGTTTCCTGCTGTCAGGTAATGCCGACCTCGACCCCCTGGGCCGGTCACCCCAGTCAGACTGTGCTCCCCAACCTTAAGCCAGGTCAGACATCTGAGGAGGCCCAGATActcctttcctcttcccaccAGAGCGTCCCCTCTCGTGGTCATAGATTCCCAGAGGTCTGGCTCTTACTCTTCTGGGATGAGGAAGTGCTAAAAACAATTTCTTCCCCACGCATCTGGGGTTGCCACTTATCTGCCTCTTTACCCTCCTCTCCAGCTTAGGGACACCTGGGTCCAACCTTCCCAGGGAATGTGGGGATGGGGGTAGGAGATGAATGAAACCCGATGCCATATGTAAGGTAGGTGAGGTGGGAGTGTAGGCAGGGAGAGGCTAAGACAGTACCACCTGGGTTGGGGTGTAAATTATTTAGAAGAAAAGCCCAGGCCCTGGTTCTCCTTGGCCATGTGGCTTTTTCAGGGGCAGAGGGTGGCCCCTCCCTACTCAGGGGCCCAGCCAAGACTGACCTTTGACCCCCACCCCAGAGACCAGTGAACCATTAACTCTTCTCTGATGTAAGCCTTCCCACACTGGCAcctccctggccccgcccccaggcaGGTGGGCTAGGAGTGGGGGCTTGTCCATCCCAGCCCTCTATCTGACATGGCCTCCGATCTACCTGGGCAGCTGGAGGCTGAGCCTGGCTCCCCTCCACAACCCAGGAACCTCTAAGTGTCCACAGCGAGGCCTCATGGGGACCTGAGGTGACGGCTCTCACACTGCCAGTTGGGGGTGAGGCCCTGGGGATTGAGGGGGGATAGAGAGGTGGGGTGAGGTTGAGGGGTGGGGTCTGGGGGATAGGGGAGGGACAGGGACAGGTCAGCTCTGGATCAGGTGAGGGGAGTGTTCTGGTTCAGGGAAGGTGTTCTAGCAACTGGGAAGCAAGAGGCTGCTCAGAAGGAGgcaagggggaggaaggaaggaggctgcCGCTGCAGCGTTCGAGGAGGGGGCGGTGTGAGGAGTGCAGGCTCCCCGGGCCCTGGGCTGGACAGCAGGGCAggagccccagcccctcctccttgTTCTTCCAGGGCACGGTCCTCAGAATGTTCCTGGAGGAGTAGAAGCCGGAACCAGAGCCTCTAACCCTGTCCCCCCGATAATGGGGCCCCCAGTGAGTCATCTGCTGGCTGGCCTGTGTGTGTGGGTGGCCTTGGGCTGGGTAGGGGGCTCAGCCCCCTACCTGGGCCCTGCTGAGCAGGAGCAGAACCATTACCTGGCCCAGCTGTTTGGCCTGTATGGGGAGAATGGGACGCTGACTGCAGGGGGCCTAGCGAGGCTTCTCCACAGCCTGGGGCTAGGCCGAGTTCAGGCCCTCCACCTGGGACACCACGGGCCTCCAGCTGGTCAGGCTACACCCCCAGCTGGAGACAATTCCACGCACAGGTACtaacccctctccccaccccaaaatGTCACACCCCAGCTCTTCTCAGTACTTGGATCAGTCTCCTCCGGTTGCCTAGCTCTGGCTTCCTAAAATCAGATTCCTGGAATTACAGATTTTTCCGAACCTGATTCGTTACATCCTTTCACAGCCCCTTTCTGAGAGAACATGAGTAAGTCTGACTTTGTTATCCATCCACTCTAGGCCCCAGGACCCCGAGCTGAGTGTGGACATCTGGGCAGGGCTGCCCCTGCATCCCCCTGGGTGGGGTGACCTGGAGGAGACCGAGGCCCCAGCACCACCCCGTGGGCCAGCCCCATCGGGCCTGGGCCTCTTTCACAGGCTTCTGCTGCTGGACCATTCACTGGCTGACCATCTGAATGAGGATGTGAGTCTGATGATCTGTAGCGAGGGAAAAGGAGCCATGGCATTTAGATGgcctgaaatgtttaaaaagtcagtcatttggggcttccctggtggcgcagtggttgagagtccgcctgccgatgcaggggatgcgggttcgtgccccggtccgggaagatcccacatgccgcggagtggctgggcccatgagccatggccgctgagcctgcgcgtccggagcctgtgctccgcaacgggagaggccacgacagtgagaggcccgcgtaccacaccaaaaaaagtcattttaaatggttacttAAAAAAACATCCAGGTGTGATCTTAGGGTATGTTATTCCAGTAGTGAGATATGTCTCCTCTGGGCTCAGGGTAGATAAACCCATACCCCAAGCTCCAAGGCCTGGCTCAGGGGCCACACTTGGCAAAGCAGAGAATTCAGAGAAGCAGCCCAGGGTAGCCTCTGGGGCCGGTTATCTGGAGAACGCGGCCTGCAGGCGgcagatggctgtcttcatcCAGAAAGTCGGTGAACTTGTTCCATGTACACCAGAGGGCAGCCAAAGCCAACCTGAAACAGGCCTGGTGAGGTGAGCACCCCATCCCAGGAAGCATTCCAGCCAAGGCTGGTTGAACAAGTGACAGGGCTGCTGAGAGGACGGCAGCATGGCATTTTAGGGTCTTTTCCCTTCTAAGATTCTGCAATGGAGGGCTCTAGTTGTCCAACCAATTCCATCACCAAATTCATGAGACATCAGGggcttgggagggagggagatgatgGCGCTGTTCACTAGCACCCAATCTGTACCGAACTGAATGTTTGCGTTGGTTTGAATATTCACTAATAATTAACACACACTGATTATACCTAACTGTCCCGAGTCCCTGATGCACCTGCCAGTGTGAGCAAAGGGGAccctgggagagacccaggagccCATGCAATGGAAGGGCAGACATTAAAGATCTGAGTCACAGTTCTCAGCAATTCCCCAATGTGTGACCTCCAACTCCACTTCCCTAGTGTCTGAATGGCTCCCAGCTGCTGGTCAATTTTGGCTTGAGCCCTGCGGCTCCTCTGACCCCTCGTCAGTTTGCTCTGCTGTGTCCAGCCCTGCTTTATCAGATTGACAGCCGTGTCTGCATCCGGGCCCCAGCTCCAACACCCCCAGGGGATCTGCTATCTGGTCAGTAGGGGAGAGCAAGTGGT
This genomic interval carries:
- the NABP2 gene encoding SOSS complex subunit B1; the encoded protein is MTTETFVKDIKPGLKNLNLIFIVLETGRVTKTKDGHEVRTCKVADKTGSINISVWDDVGNLIQPGDIIRLTKGYASVFKGCLTLYTGRGGDLQKIGEFCMVYSEVPNFSEPNPEYSAQQAPNKTVQNDSSPTAPQPTTGPPATSPASESQNGNGLSTPPGPGGAPHPPHTPPHPPTPRITRSQPNHTPAGPPGPSSSPVSNGKETRRSSKR